A window of the Nitrospirota bacterium genome harbors these coding sequences:
- a CDS encoding GNAT family N-acetyltransferase gives MASRGYVPPAILLRIATGRDLRPLWRIRNEQTARYASFNQSYIPLKQHAAWMERKLAEGRTVMFTVSRPHRGIIGYVRFEPIRGARDSWKISLALAPSERGRGLGVLAIQYGCRLLHAMARPRRIVAYIPKENWVSFRAFQKARFRLRGSSIQNGRRHWRLIHTFGGSARSIEMLN, from the coding sequence ATGGCTTCGCGCGGCTATGTGCCTCCCGCGATTCTCCTGCGGATCGCCACCGGGCGGGACCTGCGCCCCTTGTGGCGCATCCGGAACGAACAGACGGCGCGCTATGCCTCCTTCAACCAATCCTACATACCGCTCAAGCAGCACGCCGCGTGGATGGAACGCAAGCTCGCCGAGGGACGCACCGTCATGTTCACCGTCTCCCGGCCCCACCGGGGCATCATCGGATACGTGCGATTCGAGCCGATCCGCGGGGCCAGGGATTCCTGGAAGATCAGCCTCGCTCTGGCGCCGTCGGAACGAGGTCGGGGGCTCGGCGTCCTCGCCATTCAATACGGTTGCCGGCTCCTCCACGCGATGGCCCGGCCCAGGCGGATCGTGGCCTACATCCCCAAAGAAAACTGGGTTTCTTTTCGGGCCTTCCAAAAGGCCCGGTTCCGGCTCCGGGGATCTTCCATCCAAAACGGACGGCGACACTGGCGACTCATTCACACGTTTGGCGGCTCGGCCCGCTCCATTGAGATGCTGAATTGA